A region of Kribbella sp. NBC_01245 DNA encodes the following proteins:
- a CDS encoding mycothiol transferase — protein sequence MVEGSMARWHEECAAADAVIARYGDLSDLAPAGRGTVRAYLLKVLQEYARHNGHADIIRERIDGRRGE from the coding sequence ATGGTGGAGGGGTCGATGGCCCGCTGGCATGAGGAGTGCGCTGCGGCGGATGCCGTGATCGCCCGGTATGGCGACTTGTCGGACCTCGCCCCGGCAGGTCGTGGCACTGTCCGTGCGTACCTGCTGAAGGTGCTCCAGGAGTACGCGCGGCACAACGGTCACGCGGACATCATTCGCGAGCGGATCGACGGACGCCGAGGCGAATAG
- a CDS encoding MerR family transcriptional regulator gives MGWSIAEVARESGVTSRALRHYDAIGLLVPAWTSSSGRRYYEQEQLLRLQRILLLRELGLSLDAIADVLERQNASSTIAVLVKHRDWLIDEQRRIERLVGTVDSTIDSLRNGGEMEPKKVFAGFEKNPYEAEARERWGDDVVDAGYRRMQGWSDSDAEKARTGYGQVHEGLAPLLAEGAEVTDPRVQELIHLHYDVTCLFWTPTKEAYEGLAQMYVDDERFRDNIGGGNDSLVEYLRDAMKVYASANLK, from the coding sequence GGAGGTGGCTCGGGAGTCGGGGGTTACGTCGCGGGCGTTGCGGCATTACGACGCGATCGGGTTGCTGGTGCCGGCTTGGACGAGTTCGAGTGGGCGGAGGTATTACGAGCAGGAGCAGTTGTTGCGGCTCCAGCGGATCCTCTTGCTCAGGGAACTCGGGTTGAGCCTCGACGCGATCGCGGATGTGCTCGAACGGCAGAACGCCTCGAGCACGATCGCCGTACTCGTGAAGCACCGCGACTGGCTGATCGACGAGCAACGGCGGATCGAGCGGCTCGTGGGCACGGTCGATTCCACCATCGACAGTTTGCGAAATGGAGGCGAGATGGAGCCGAAGAAGGTGTTCGCCGGGTTCGAGAAGAACCCGTACGAGGCCGAGGCTCGGGAACGGTGGGGCGATGACGTGGTCGACGCCGGCTACCGGCGGATGCAGGGTTGGTCGGACAGCGATGCGGAGAAGGCCCGCACGGGGTACGGCCAGGTGCACGAGGGGCTCGCGCCCTTGCTGGCGGAGGGAGCCGAGGTGACGGATCCGCGCGTGCAGGAGCTGATTCACCTGCACTACGACGTGACGTGCCTGTTCTGGACGCCGACCAAGGAGGCGTACGAGGGCCTGGCTCAGATGTACGTCGATGACGAGCGCTTCCGCGACAACATCGGCGGCGGCAACGACAGCCTGGTCGAGTACCTACGCGACGCCATGAAGGTCTACGCCAGCGCCAACCTCAAGTAA